A genomic window from Aquitalea aquatilis includes:
- a CDS encoding aspartate aminotransferase family protein: MSYDKSRFWHPMLHPNEMQQREPIRIVRGEGCHVFDDQGRKLVDGVAGLWNVNVGHNRPEIKQAIVAQLDELEYFQLFDGISHPRAEELSATIIDMLKQEDMARVSFSSGGSDAVETALKLARQYWRVCGQPDRTKFISLKQGYHGVHFGGASVNGNTVFRRNYEPLLPGCFHVETPWLYRNPFTEDPEELAQMCAQMLEREIQFQSPDTVAAFIAEPIQGAGGVIVPPASYWPLIRAVCDKYGVLLIADEIVTGFGRSGSMFGSRLWGVKPDIMCLAKGISSGYVPLGATVVNQRVADAFAQNQDFGGVIMHGYTYAGHPVACAAAIANLKIVREENLPAKAAAQGEYLLNKLKPFADKYAAVGEVRGKGLMIALDLVQDKKTREPIDPMGGYAGKVAEIAREAGVLVRPVGTKIILSPPLVIGQAECDAIVSALAAGFDAA; encoded by the coding sequence ATGTCTTACGACAAGTCCCGTTTCTGGCACCCCATGCTGCACCCCAATGAAATGCAGCAGCGCGAGCCCATCCGCATCGTGCGTGGCGAAGGCTGTCATGTATTCGACGATCAGGGCCGCAAGCTGGTGGATGGCGTAGCCGGGCTGTGGAACGTCAATGTCGGCCACAACCGCCCCGAAATCAAACAGGCCATAGTCGCGCAGCTGGACGAACTGGAGTATTTCCAGCTGTTTGACGGCATCTCGCATCCGCGTGCCGAAGAACTGTCCGCCACCATCATCGACATGCTGAAACAGGAAGACATGGCGCGCGTCAGCTTCAGCTCCGGTGGGTCGGATGCGGTGGAAACCGCACTCAAGCTGGCCCGCCAGTACTGGCGTGTTTGTGGTCAGCCGGACCGCACCAAATTCATTTCGCTCAAGCAGGGTTACCACGGTGTGCATTTTGGTGGTGCTTCGGTTAATGGCAATACCGTGTTCCGTCGCAACTACGAACCCTTGCTGCCGGGCTGCTTCCATGTGGAAACCCCGTGGCTGTACCGCAACCCCTTCACTGAAGACCCGGAAGAGCTGGCGCAGATGTGTGCGCAGATGCTGGAACGCGAAATCCAGTTCCAGAGCCCGGATACCGTGGCCGCCTTTATTGCCGAGCCCATTCAGGGGGCTGGTGGCGTCATCGTGCCGCCGGCCAGCTACTGGCCGCTGATCCGTGCGGTGTGCGACAAGTACGGCGTGCTGCTGATTGCCGATGAAATCGTCACCGGCTTTGGCCGCTCCGGCTCCATGTTCGGTAGCCGGCTGTGGGGCGTGAAGCCCGACATCATGTGTCTGGCCAAGGGTATTTCTTCCGGTTACGTGCCGCTGGGGGCAACCGTGGTCAACCAGCGCGTAGCCGATGCCTTTGCCCAAAACCAGGACTTTGGCGGCGTCATCATGCATGGCTACACCTATGCCGGTCATCCGGTGGCCTGCGCCGCAGCCATTGCCAACCTCAAGATCGTGCGTGAGGAAAACCTGCCGGCCAAGGCGGCAGCGCAGGGCGAATACTTGCTGAACAAGCTCAAACCGTTTGCCGACAAATATGCCGCCGTGGGCGAAGTGCGTGGCAAGGGCCTGATGATTGCGCTGGATCTGGTGCAGGACAAGAAAACCCGCGAACCCATCGACCCGATGGGCGGCTATGCCGGCAAGGTGGCCGAGATCGCCCGCGAGGCTGGTGTGCTGGTACGCCCGGTGGGCACCAAGATCATCCTGTCGCCGCCGCTGGTGATTGGCCAGGCCGAGTGCGATGCCATCGTGTCGGCGCTGGCTGCCGGTTTCGACGCAGCCTGA
- a CDS encoding helix-turn-helix transcriptional regulator has product MHILVASAPAEKQLQRSLDVLQDLLPLSACAFYRVNRQQQPHDFVLRSMPDTVHQRYVSRYMQYDPLHPARLAVQPRNVVALGEVLAAPLQPVSRYGPFLTSSRVVDVVEILLRRGGRVVAGFSLLRQGHMHGFAAEELQLLQRVYGLLDMALEPCLQSGREAHAQVSLTGREAEIARLVCAGACNKSMARELDIGLATVKTHLLHLFRKFAVSNRTELACALFAQQQAAAPGAASQDFAGSHP; this is encoded by the coding sequence ATGCACATTCTTGTCGCCTCCGCACCAGCGGAAAAGCAGTTGCAACGCAGTCTGGACGTGCTGCAGGATTTGCTGCCCTTGAGCGCCTGTGCCTTTTATCGGGTAAACCGGCAGCAGCAGCCACATGACTTCGTGCTGCGCAGCATGCCGGATACCGTGCATCAGCGCTATGTCAGCCGTTATATGCAGTACGACCCCTTGCATCCGGCGCGGCTCGCCGTACAGCCACGCAATGTGGTCGCGCTGGGCGAGGTGCTGGCTGCACCCTTGCAGCCGGTATCCCGCTACGGCCCGTTTCTGACCAGCAGCCGGGTGGTGGACGTGGTGGAGATCCTGCTGCGTCGTGGCGGGCGGGTGGTCGCCGGGTTTTCGCTGCTGCGGCAGGGCCACATGCATGGTTTTGCTGCCGAGGAGTTGCAGTTGTTGCAGCGGGTCTATGGCTTGCTGGATATGGCGTTGGAGCCATGCTTGCAGTCAGGCCGTGAGGCCCATGCACAGGTGTCACTAACCGGGCGCGAGGCCGAGATTGCCCGGCTGGTGTGCGCCGGGGCCTGCAACAAAAGCATGGCCCGTGAGCTGGATATCGGTCTGGCCACGGTCAAGACCCATTTGCTGCACCTGTTTCGCAAGTTTGCCGTATCCAATCGTACCGAACTGGCCTGCGCACTGTTTGCACAGCAGCAAGCGGCAGCGCCGGGCGCAGCCAGCCAGGACTTCGCCGGAAGTCATCCATAA
- a CDS encoding APC family permease, translating into MSIEKKLSQHLQQGVVGFPVALASSVGVVMASPVILTVTSGFGMAGSTFALAMLIAFIMMQAQATTFAEAASMLPTSGAVYDYISGGLGRFWAITGTISAYLLVHVFAGTAETILSGIMALVNFEHLNTMMEHSGTSWMVGVGLVILFGLLNALGITIFGKAEIILTFVMWATLTVFGVIGLLKAPAVSLQGWFGNPLDLSDPSGVLSLIGMAMFMFVGFELVTPLAPELKNAGRNIPRAARLGLTGVAVTMAIYGAAMVHQVANVAMDPKNPAGPHLLDTPMAIPAFADQVMGPFGKIWLGIGLLFAGAATINTLIAALPRILYGMAIDGALPKAFTYLHPRFKTPLLGILVAVIIPCSHAWFIQGDLDRIMPLVLAAVCAWGVAYLLVNLAVARLRFTRPDFPRAYRSPWFPLPQIVSSVGILLAIWYITPPGMHPRDIYLPFGIMLGLTALYALVWTVCVQRVNPFRAVALEDILAAEFSKVGGHASLIDEELKRVATSA; encoded by the coding sequence ATGTCGATAGAGAAGAAACTCAGCCAGCACCTGCAGCAAGGGGTGGTTGGCTTTCCGGTGGCGCTGGCCAGTTCGGTCGGCGTGGTGATGGCCAGCCCGGTCATCCTTACCGTTACCAGCGGTTTTGGCATGGCCGGCAGCACCTTTGCCCTGGCCATGCTGATTGCCTTCATCATGATGCAGGCTCAGGCCACCACCTTTGCCGAGGCCGCATCCATGCTGCCCACCTCGGGCGCAGTCTACGATTACATTTCCGGTGGTCTGGGGCGCTTCTGGGCCATTACCGGTACCATTTCCGCCTATCTGCTGGTGCATGTGTTTGCCGGTACTGCCGAAACCATCCTGTCCGGCATCATGGCGCTGGTGAATTTCGAGCACCTGAACACCATGATGGAGCACAGCGGCACGTCCTGGATGGTGGGGGTGGGGCTGGTCATTCTGTTTGGCCTGCTCAATGCGCTGGGCATCACCATTTTTGGCAAGGCCGAAATCATCCTCACCTTCGTGATGTGGGCGACGCTGACGGTATTCGGCGTCATCGGCCTGCTCAAGGCACCGGCCGTCTCGCTGCAGGGCTGGTTTGGCAATCCGCTGGATCTGTCTGACCCCAGCGGCGTGCTCAGCCTGATCGGCATGGCCATGTTCATGTTTGTCGGCTTCGAGCTGGTGACGCCACTGGCCCCCGAGCTGAAAAATGCCGGCCGCAATATTCCGCGCGCTGCCCGGCTGGGCCTGACCGGCGTGGCCGTGACCATGGCCATTTATGGCGCGGCCATGGTGCATCAGGTGGCCAATGTGGCAATGGACCCGAAAAACCCGGCAGGGCCGCATCTACTGGATACCCCGATGGCGATTCCGGCCTTTGCCGATCAGGTGATGGGGCCGTTTGGCAAGATCTGGCTGGGCATCGGCCTGTTGTTTGCCGGCGCAGCCACCATCAACACCCTGATTGCCGCCTTGCCGCGCATCCTGTACGGCATGGCCATTGATGGCGCACTGCCCAAAGCCTTCACCTATCTACACCCGCGGTTCAAGACCCCGCTGCTGGGCATTCTGGTGGCGGTCATCATTCCCTGTAGCCATGCCTGGTTCATCCAGGGCGATCTGGACCGCATCATGCCGCTGGTGCTGGCTGCCGTGTGCGCCTGGGGTGTGGCTTATCTGCTGGTCAATCTGGCGGTGGCACGCTTGCGTTTTACCCGGCCTGATTTTCCGCGCGCCTACCGCTCACCGTGGTTTCCGCTGCCGCAGATCGTGTCCTCGGTAGGTATTCTGCTTGCCATCTGGTACATCACCCCGCCCGGCATGCATCCGCGTGATATCTATCTGCCCTTCGGCATCATGCTGGGCCTGACTGCGCTGTATGCGCTGGTGTGGACCGTGTGCGTACAGAGGGTCAACCCCTTCCGGGCCGTGGCGCTGGAGGACATTCTCGCTGCCGAGTTTAGCAAGGTGGGTGGCCATGCCTCGCTGATCGACGAGGAGCTGAAGCGTGTGGCAACGAGCGCTTGA
- a CDS encoding DUF3156 family protein, whose protein sequence is MWQRALDFALRPRLPKGYRPGVTLARLERELSGLDYLGEEDGQRRYALPGSHWSVLVSEVVDSQLLLHTVSCRFSLQLALAGPAQPCRLAFRHRGSWRRSGIACHLLRGDASELAALRQQLEQDADLHTALMPLDFKRCELLGDAAGWRVEIEPFAASEVVGRFPPFRRYIRLITTQKLAVLASMAALRRLLLAQDGPPLKQD, encoded by the coding sequence GTGTGGCAACGAGCGCTTGATTTCGCCTTGCGCCCCAGGCTGCCCAAGGGCTACCGGCCGGGGGTGACCCTGGCGCGGCTGGAGCGTGAGCTGAGCGGTCTGGACTACCTGGGAGAAGAGGATGGCCAGCGTCGCTATGCTCTTCCGGGCAGCCACTGGAGCGTGCTGGTGAGCGAAGTGGTGGACAGCCAGCTGCTGCTGCATACCGTCAGCTGTCGCTTCAGCCTGCAGCTGGCTCTTGCGGGACCGGCACAGCCTTGCCGGCTGGCCTTCCGCCACCGTGGCAGCTGGCGGCGCAGCGGCATTGCCTGCCATCTGCTGCGTGGTGATGCCAGCGAACTGGCGGCATTGCGGCAGCAGCTGGAGCAGGATGCCGACTTGCACACCGCGCTGATGCCGTTGGATTTCAAACGCTGCGAGCTGCTGGGCGATGCCGCAGGCTGGCGGGTGGAAATCGAGCCTTTCGCTGCCAGCGAAGTTGTCGGCAGGTTTCCGCCATTTCGCCGCTATATCCGTCTGATCACTACCCAGAAACTGGCCGTGCTGGCCAGTATGGCAGCATTGCGCCGCCTGCTTTTGGCGCAAGATGGCCCTCCCCTGAAACAAGACTGA
- a CDS encoding arylsulfatase — MRQSRFTLGSTLLWLGSLWLTTAVQAAQPVPRPNIVLLVVDDMGYSDLGAMGGEIDTPNLDALLREGRLLSSMLVAPTCSPTRAMLLSGMDNHLAGVGNMAEMMTPTLTPHQVGQAGYEGYLASRVVALPQLLREAGYHTYMSGKWHLGMADGQRPESRGFERSFALMNGGAAHFNQSAPQQIMAGTPAPTYREDGRIVSLPANFYSSTFFTDKLISYLDTQPADGQPFFAYLAYTAPHLPLQAPDRFLQQYRGRYAAGYEEVSRQRIARMQRLGLIGKQVKPVPMPPGVRPWASLSPAEQARSARDMEAYAAMLSALDAEVGRLVAHLKQRGQFDNTVILFLSDNGPEGNDWAADGGNKSWIPANFDNRLENIGRPDSFAFQGPAWGQVSAQPFRYFKAFTNEGGVRSASFIRYPSAIRAGRSTQLLTAMDVMPTLLELAGAHHPGLLWQGQTVLPVQGMSMLPYLQGRAAVHNPDYVWGMELMGRQALRKGRWKIVYHYQNRSQGRWALYDLQQDPGEQHDVASRHAAKLDELLTEWAQYVQRNNVRPGTRDTGYPLTGGE; from the coding sequence ATGCGGCAGAGCAGATTTACACTTGGCAGCACGCTTCTCTGGCTGGGCAGCCTGTGGCTGACCACGGCGGTGCAGGCAGCCCAGCCAGTGCCACGGCCCAATATCGTGCTGCTGGTGGTGGACGATATGGGCTATTCCGATCTGGGGGCGATGGGCGGTGAAATCGACACCCCCAATCTGGATGCCTTGCTGCGCGAAGGCCGGCTGTTGTCCAGCATGCTGGTGGCACCCACCTGTTCACCCACCCGCGCCATGCTGCTGTCCGGCATGGACAATCATCTGGCTGGTGTCGGCAATATGGCCGAGATGATGACGCCCACGCTGACCCCGCATCAGGTGGGGCAGGCTGGCTACGAAGGCTATCTGGCCAGCCGGGTGGTGGCCCTGCCGCAGCTGCTGCGCGAGGCCGGTTATCACACTTATATGAGTGGCAAGTGGCATCTGGGCATGGCCGATGGCCAACGGCCGGAGAGCCGTGGCTTCGAACGCTCTTTTGCGCTGATGAATGGTGGTGCAGCACATTTCAATCAGTCAGCTCCACAGCAGATCATGGCAGGCACGCCGGCTCCGACTTATCGGGAGGACGGCCGCATTGTCTCCTTGCCAGCCAATTTCTACTCCAGCACTTTTTTTACCGACAAGCTGATCAGCTACCTGGACACGCAGCCCGCCGACGGCCAGCCCTTCTTTGCCTATCTGGCCTATACCGCGCCGCATCTGCCCTTGCAGGCTCCCGACCGCTTTCTGCAGCAATATCGTGGCCGCTATGCGGCCGGTTACGAGGAAGTTTCCCGCCAGCGCATTGCCCGCATGCAGCGGCTGGGGCTGATCGGCAAGCAGGTTAAGCCCGTGCCCATGCCGCCCGGTGTCCGACCCTGGGCCAGCCTCAGCCCGGCCGAGCAGGCCCGTTCTGCCCGCGACATGGAAGCCTATGCCGCCATGCTCAGTGCGCTGGATGCCGAAGTGGGCCGGCTGGTGGCGCATCTGAAGCAGCGCGGCCAGTTTGACAATACCGTCATTCTCTTTCTGTCCGACAACGGGCCGGAAGGCAATGACTGGGCGGCAGATGGGGGTAACAAAAGCTGGATACCCGCCAACTTCGACAACCGGCTGGAGAATATCGGCCGCCCTGATTCCTTTGCCTTTCAGGGGCCGGCCTGGGGCCAGGTCAGCGCCCAGCCTTTCCGCTATTTCAAGGCTTTTACCAATGAGGGCGGGGTGCGCTCGGCTTCGTTCATCCGCTATCCCTCTGCTATCCGGGCGGGTCGCAGCACGCAGCTGCTGACCGCCATGGATGTGATGCCCACCCTGCTCGAGCTGGCGGGTGCCCACCATCCCGGCCTGCTGTGGCAGGGACAGACGGTGCTGCCTGTGCAAGGGATGTCGATGCTGCCTTATCTGCAAGGCCGTGCTGCCGTGCACAATCCCGATTATGTGTGGGGCATGGAGCTGATGGGACGGCAAGCCTTGCGCAAGGGCCGCTGGAAAATCGTCTACCACTACCAGAACCGCAGCCAGGGGCGCTGGGCACTATACGACCTGCAGCAAGACCCGGGCGAACAGCATGATGTTGCTAGCCGCCATGCCGCCAAGCTGGACGAACTGCTGACGGAATGGGCGCAGTATGTGCAGCGCAATAATGTGCGCCCCGGCACGCGTGATACCGGTTATCCGCTGACAGGAGGCGAATGA
- a CDS encoding formylglycine-generating enzyme family protein: MRRGLMAGGLLWVSLAAAAAPLLGSAAACRRYGGVPDTAATAQRWLPGGRFIMGADDAYPEEAPAREVAVAGFWMDRHEVSNAQFARFVRATGYRTLAERGLDVRHYPAVPARLRQPGSMVFIMPTRLAPDQVNWWHFVPGANWRQPEGPGSSWRGRENHPVVHIAREDAMAYARWAGRSLPTEAEFEYAARGGVDSRFPWGDSLQRQGRQMANTWQGPFPFKNNTEDGFAATAPVGCFAANGYGLFDLIGNVWEWTADDWSTSLASAVAQPALNLEDALSLQALGSKLGTIKGGSFLCSPLYCQRYRPSARHAQELSLGSSHIGFRTVSHAPGLAKP, from the coding sequence ATGCGGCGCGGTTTGATGGCCGGCGGCTTGCTGTGGGTGAGTCTGGCGGCGGCCGCCGCGCCGCTGCTGGGCAGTGCTGCTGCCTGTCGGCGCTATGGCGGCGTGCCAGACACGGCGGCCACTGCACAACGCTGGCTGCCGGGCGGACGTTTCATCATGGGGGCGGATGATGCCTATCCCGAAGAAGCGCCTGCGCGCGAGGTCGCCGTCGCAGGCTTCTGGATGGATAGACACGAAGTGAGCAATGCCCAGTTTGCCCGCTTTGTGCGCGCCACTGGCTATCGCACCCTGGCCGAGCGCGGGCTGGATGTCCGGCATTATCCAGCTGTGCCGGCCAGGCTGCGCCAGCCCGGCTCCATGGTGTTCATCATGCCCACCCGGCTGGCTCCGGACCAGGTCAACTGGTGGCACTTTGTCCCCGGTGCCAACTGGCGGCAGCCGGAAGGGCCGGGCAGCAGCTGGCGCGGGCGGGAGAACCACCCGGTGGTGCATATTGCTCGTGAAGATGCCATGGCCTATGCCCGCTGGGCCGGGCGCAGCCTGCCGACCGAGGCTGAGTTCGAATATGCCGCGCGTGGTGGCGTCGACAGCCGTTTTCCCTGGGGGGATAGCCTACAGCGACAGGGGCGGCAGATGGCCAATACCTGGCAGGGGCCTTTTCCCTTCAAGAACAATACTGAGGATGGCTTTGCCGCTACCGCACCGGTGGGCTGTTTTGCGGCCAATGGCTATGGCCTGTTCGACCTGATTGGCAATGTGTGGGAATGGACTGCAGATGACTGGAGTACGTCGCTGGCCAGCGCTGTGGCACAGCCAGCGTTGAATCTGGAGGATGCCCTGTCATTGCAGGCGCTCGGCAGCAAGCTTGGCACCATCAAGGGTGGTTCCTTCCTGTGCTCGCCGCTGTATTGCCAGCGTTACCGGCCCAGCGCCCGCCATGCACAGGAGCTGAGCCTGGGCAGCAGCCATATCGGTTTTCGCACCGTATCCCACGCGCCTGGGCTGGCCAAGCCTTAA
- the hpaR gene encoding homoprotocatechuate degradation operon regulator HpaR produces MPKQNPQHQHRLPQHLLRAREAVMAYFRPLLNSVGLTEQQWRILRLLDDRGEMEAGMIADLACILSPSLTGILVRMEKAGLVLRSRDKVDSRRLIVSLSKEGRRLTRQVAPLSTACYEQIEAHFGEEKLELLIGLLSELEQLPAPQPGVLLSSMTEEA; encoded by the coding sequence ATGCCCAAACAGAATCCCCAGCACCAGCACCGCCTGCCCCAACACTTGCTGCGCGCCCGCGAAGCGGTGATGGCTTATTTCCGCCCTCTGCTCAACAGCGTGGGCCTGACCGAACAGCAATGGCGCATCTTGCGCTTGCTGGATGATCGCGGCGAAATGGAAGCCGGCATGATTGCCGACCTGGCCTGCATCCTGTCGCCCAGCCTGACCGGCATTCTGGTGCGCATGGAAAAAGCCGGACTGGTGCTGCGCAGCCGCGACAAGGTGGACAGCCGCCGGCTGATCGTGTCCTTGTCCAAGGAAGGACGCCGCCTCACCCGCCAGGTGGCCCCGCTGTCCACCGCCTGCTACGAACAGATCGAAGCCCATTTCGGCGAGGAAAAACTGGAGCTGCTGATCGGCCTGCTCAGCGAGCTGGAACAGCTGCCTGCTCCCCAGCCCGGTGTGCTGCTGAGCAGCATGACAGAGGAAGCTTAA
- a CDS encoding SDR family NAD(P)-dependent oxidoreductase — MSEQARTIVITGAGSGIGAACARLLAADGHALVLIGRRAAPLQAVAQDCGALALVGDAASSADWQAMLAQIMQRYGRIDGLLCCAGGLGMGSALATDDAAWQAAMRANLDSAFVSTRACLPALIDSRGAVVLLASIASLAAGPEVCGYTTAKHALIGLTRSLARDYGPQGVRVNAVCPGWVTTPMADEEMQPLMQHYGDSLQQAYARVTADVPLRRAAAPEEIAAVCRFLLSEQASIITGAAIVADGGSSIVDVPTLAYGQL, encoded by the coding sequence ATGAGCGAACAGGCCAGAACCATCGTCATTACCGGAGCCGGCAGCGGCATTGGGGCCGCCTGCGCCCGGCTGCTGGCCGCCGATGGCCACGCGTTGGTACTGATAGGCCGCCGCGCCGCGCCATTGCAGGCGGTGGCACAGGATTGCGGTGCGCTGGCACTGGTGGGCGATGCCGCCAGCAGCGCCGATTGGCAAGCGATGCTGGCACAGATCATGCAGCGCTACGGGCGGATTGACGGCCTGCTGTGCTGCGCCGGTGGTCTGGGCATGGGCAGTGCGCTGGCGACCGACGATGCAGCATGGCAGGCTGCCATGCGTGCCAATCTGGATTCGGCCTTTGTCAGCACGCGCGCTTGTCTGCCAGCCCTGATCGACAGCCGGGGGGCCGTGGTGTTGCTGGCATCGATTGCCTCGCTCGCCGCCGGCCCGGAAGTCTGTGGCTACACCACGGCCAAGCATGCCCTGATCGGACTCACCCGTTCGCTGGCACGCGACTATGGCCCGCAAGGGGTGAGAGTGAATGCGGTCTGCCCCGGCTGGGTGACTACGCCGATGGCCGACGAGGAAATGCAGCCGTTGATGCAACACTACGGTGACAGCCTGCAGCAGGCGTATGCCCGGGTGACGGCAGACGTGCCCTTGCGCCGCGCTGCCGCACCGGAGGAAATCGCCGCGGTGTGCCGCTTTTTGCTGTCGGAACAGGCCAGCATCATCACCGGCGCGGCCATTGTGGCTGATGGCGGCTCCAGCATTGTCGATGTGCCGACGCTGGCGTATGGCCAGCTCTGA
- a CDS encoding SDR family oxidoreductase — MLKLDFASKVVLVTGGAQGIGAAICQLFAQHAAMVVVADLQGELAQATAAALRAQGLQASACQCDLAEPEQAAALVGRVLEQQGRLDVLIHNAAYFPLTAFADISPALLQRTLAVNLQALFWLSQAAQPAMRHQGGGRIIATSSVTGPRVAYPGLAHYAASKAGVNGFIRAAALELAADHITVNGVEPGMIRTPAMDNLGDAGLNAAIAGSIPLGRLGEPMDIAAAMLFLASDAAAYITGQTIVVDGGATLPESSAAMH, encoded by the coding sequence ATGCTCAAGCTCGACTTTGCCAGCAAGGTGGTGCTGGTGACCGGCGGCGCGCAAGGCATAGGCGCGGCCATCTGCCAGCTGTTTGCCCAGCATGCGGCCATGGTGGTGGTGGCGGACTTGCAGGGAGAACTGGCTCAGGCCACGGCCGCAGCCTTGCGGGCGCAAGGCCTGCAGGCCAGTGCCTGCCAATGCGATCTGGCCGAGCCAGAGCAGGCCGCCGCACTGGTAGGCCGTGTGCTGGAACAACAGGGCCGGCTGGATGTGCTGATCCACAATGCCGCTTATTTCCCGCTGACGGCGTTTGCCGATATCAGCCCGGCACTTCTGCAACGCACGCTGGCGGTCAACCTGCAGGCGCTGTTCTGGCTGAGTCAGGCCGCACAGCCAGCCATGCGTCACCAGGGTGGCGGGCGCATCATTGCCACCTCATCGGTGACCGGCCCGCGGGTTGCCTATCCGGGGCTGGCGCATTACGCCGCCTCCAAGGCCGGGGTTAACGGCTTTATCCGCGCCGCCGCACTGGAACTGGCGGCTGATCACATTACCGTCAACGGGGTGGAGCCCGGGATGATACGCACACCAGCCATGGACAATCTGGGCGATGCCGGCCTGAATGCGGCCATTGCCGGCAGCATTCCGCTGGGCCGGCTGGGGGAACCGATGGATATCGCGGCGGCGATGCTGTTTCTGGCCTCCGATGCTGCGGCTTATATCACCGGACAGACCATCGTGGTGGATGGTGGAGCCACCCTGCCGGAGAGTAGCGCCGCCATGCATTGA
- a CDS encoding MoaF C-terminal domain-containing protein has protein sequence MSSQPVFIPVGDLADGFAPDSHILPFSTSLQGRQFVLHFADGSSASLQVGEQDCQLETISKGSAESFVGQGAYRASSLRPGIVLLDFIPRQQHGHSLSLVLDLERTVFTAVAGQLPQAEEVAQSAFSRVNQGQELTAVRCQFAHGSLNQPVTASTTLHHVSDELIGLRNQYRYSPTECYEHIYLNSHFYTWQCLQGVEQGLADVDRCHYFKLDSELYLFVWREKIIPTLGVVLIDLQQLKTDGKIFGYQGNDFTTISNFPVGAKTQILNRTRHPLHD, from the coding sequence ATGAGCAGCCAACCCGTATTCATTCCCGTCGGCGATCTGGCCGATGGTTTTGCCCCGGATAGCCACATTCTTCCCTTCAGTACTTCCCTGCAAGGGCGGCAGTTTGTCTTGCACTTTGCCGATGGCAGCAGCGCCAGCCTGCAGGTGGGTGAGCAGGATTGCCAGCTGGAAACCATCAGCAAGGGCAGCGCCGAGAGCTTTGTCGGCCAGGGCGCTTACCGCGCCAGCAGCCTGCGTCCCGGCATCGTGCTGCTGGATTTCATTCCGCGCCAGCAACATGGCCATTCGCTCAGTCTGGTGCTGGATCTGGAACGCACTGTGTTTACCGCCGTGGCCGGACAACTGCCCCAAGCCGAGGAGGTGGCGCAATCGGCCTTCAGTCGCGTCAATCAGGGTCAGGAGCTGACCGCAGTACGCTGCCAGTTTGCCCATGGCAGCCTCAATCAGCCGGTTACGGCCAGCACCACTCTGCACCACGTCAGCGACGAACTGATCGGCCTGCGCAACCAGTACCGCTACAGCCCCACCGAGTGTTACGAGCATATCTATCTGAACAGCCATTTTTATACCTGGCAGTGTTTACAAGGGGTGGAACAGGGGCTGGCCGATGTGGACCGCTGCCATTACTTCAAGCTGGACAGCGAGCTCTACCTGTTTGTCTGGCGCGAGAAAATTATCCCCACGCTGGGTGTGGTGCTGATCGACCTGCAGCAACTGAAAACCGACGGCAAGATTTTCGGCTATCAGGGCAATGACTTCACTACCATTTCCAACTTCCCGGTCGGTGCAAAAACGCAGATTCTCAATCGTACCCGCCACCCGCTACACGACTGA
- the fabI gene encoding enoyl-ACP reductase FabI, producing the protein MGFLQGKKILITGMISNRSIAYGIAQACHKQGAELAFTYVVDKLEDRVREMAKDFGSELVFRCDVQSDDEINQLFVDLGKQWDGLDGLVHAIAFAPRESLEGDFLDALTREAFHTAHDVSAYSFPALAKAARPMMQGRNAALLTLSYLGAIRAIPNYNVMGLAKASLESSVRFMAASLGKDNIRVNGLSAGPIKTLAAAGISGFSKLLSIAAGQSCLRRNVTTEEVGNTAAFLLSDLSSGITGEITYVDAGFSINSMNVPDA; encoded by the coding sequence ATGGGCTTTCTGCAAGGCAAAAAAATTCTGATTACCGGCATGATCTCCAACCGCTCCATCGCCTATGGCATCGCCCAGGCGTGCCACAAGCAAGGCGCGGAGCTGGCTTTCACCTACGTGGTGGACAAGCTGGAAGACCGTGTACGTGAAATGGCCAAGGATTTCGGCAGCGAGCTGGTTTTCCGCTGCGATGTGCAGAGTGATGATGAAATCAACCAGCTGTTTGTCGATCTGGGCAAACAGTGGGATGGGCTGGACGGCCTGGTGCATGCCATTGCCTTCGCCCCGCGCGAATCGCTGGAAGGCGACTTCCTGGACGCACTGACCCGCGAAGCTTTCCACACCGCGCATGATGTGTCCGCTTACAGCTTCCCGGCGCTGGCCAAGGCTGCACGCCCGATGATGCAAGGCCGCAATGCCGCCCTGCTGACCCTGTCCTATCTGGGTGCCATCCGCGCCATCCCGAACTACAACGTGATGGGTCTGGCCAAGGCCAGCCTGGAATCGTCGGTACGCTTCATGGCCGCCAGCCTCGGCAAGGACAATATCCGTGTCAACGGCCTGTCCGCCGGTCCGATCAAGACCCTGGCTGCCGCCGGCATTTCCGGCTTCTCCAAGCTGCTGTCGATTGCAGCCGGCCAATCCTGTCTGCGCCGCAATGTGACCACCGAGGAAGTGGGCAACACCGCCGCCTTCCTGCTGTCGGACCTGTCCTCCGGCATTACCGGTGAAATCACCTATGTTGATGCTGGCTTCAGCATCAACTCGATGAACGTACCGGACGCCTGA